From the Thermovirga lienii DSM 17291 genome, one window contains:
- a CDS encoding hypothetical protein (PFAM: Predicted membrane protein (DUF2207)~KEGG: ddf:DEFDS_1130 hypothetical protein~SPTR: Putative uncharacterized protein), with translation MGFISLEVQAWVAALASLMVQSFYLVLLFFMFSLKTNLPSPKMSETKELKNLPASPAETGYLYHADYHDSCLVATLVHLAIEGVTSISDHYQGWLIQMEAPCPSSRTSEERLLFQEMFKNQKTFLVEREKPNSFIKLNESFQAFLDKIYGKKLTRPHLEGVLGSAVLAVFGGFLTWNANNCSGTLITTYSAVSFILVCMGTQILRKPTPYLFQGYEMTSRIRSKIMKGPDSAKGTDEILEDYFLLLPHAISLEAGRFWTIATAELLKSRGVDPTTIEPDWYSGGSRGLMDIISLIDGLLGCLKAK, from the coding sequence ATGGGCTTTATCTCCCTGGAAGTTCAGGCGTGGGTGGCTGCTTTGGCATCCCTTATGGTTCAATCATTCTACCTGGTCCTGCTTTTTTTCATGTTCAGCCTAAAGACAAACCTACCTTCACCAAAGATGAGCGAGACAAAAGAACTTAAAAACCTTCCTGCTTCTCCAGCAGAAACAGGTTACCTGTATCATGCAGATTACCATGACTCCTGTCTTGTTGCCACTTTGGTACACCTAGCCATAGAAGGGGTCACTTCTATATCCGATCATTACCAAGGATGGCTGATCCAAATGGAAGCACCTTGCCCATCAAGCCGCACATCCGAAGAACGATTGCTTTTCCAAGAAATGTTCAAAAACCAAAAGACCTTCCTCGTGGAAAGAGAGAAACCCAACTCCTTCATCAAACTTAACGAATCCTTTCAAGCCTTCCTGGATAAGATCTACGGGAAGAAGCTAACCAGGCCTCACCTTGAAGGAGTCCTGGGTAGCGCAGTACTTGCAGTATTCGGTGGTTTTCTAACATGGAACGCCAACAACTGTTCAGGCACTTTGATAACCACATACTCAGCGGTCTCTTTTATACTGGTCTGCATGGGCACTCAGATCCTCCGAAAACCTACTCCATACCTGTTTCAAGGCTATGAAATGACTTCACGAATAAGGTCCAAAATCATGAAAGGGCCGGATTCCGCCAAGGGCACTGATGAAATATTGGAGGACTATTTTCTTCTCCTGCCTCACGCAATAAGCCTTGAAGCAGGAAGATTCTGGACCATAGCGACGGCAGAACTTCTCAAATCAAGGGGTGTTGATCCCACAACGATCGAGCCAGACTGGTATTCCGGGGGAAGTCGTGGTTTAATGGACATAATAAGCCTCATAGATGGCTTACTGGGATGTCTGAAAGCAAAATAA
- a CDS encoding signal transduction histidine kinase regulating citrate/malate metabolism (PFAM: Histidine kinase-, DNA gyrase B-, and HSP90-like ATPase; PAS fold~TIGRFAM: PAS domain S-box~COGs: COG3290 Signal transduction histidine kinase regulating citrate/malate metabolism~InterProIPR005467: IPR000014: IPR013767: IPR003594: IPR 004358~KEGG: pth:PTH_1349 signal transduction histidine kinase~PFAM: ATP-binding region ATPase domain protein; PAS fold domain protein~SMART: ATP-binding region ATPase domain protein; PAS domain containing protein~SPTR: Signal transduction histidine kinase regulating citrate/malate metabolism): MESGTKPGLQTQLILVLLLVSLMGLLVVGLVGAQTIEAQFKRMIAKNARNIALLVAEHPEIKKALSTPKGEEIIQPIAEKLRRETGVKSIIITDAEGRIYSHPITYELGTKFQEEEEGKVLEYLPQTKESQTIIGPSIRSKAPIIKDGVKVGEVIVDALVNEIQSTKYSLYGKLLLAIFAGLLVSVIAAAVLARRVKNIIYGMEPSEIALLLKQREGIIESIREGIIAIDSDSNITLINSSAQKLFGIDKDATGQPLEPILPGTSLSEVLRTGKAQWDVELNIRGKKFLAQLIPIYRGQNIAGAIGSFRDLTEIRAQAEQMTGVALYIDALRAQNHEFKNKLQTIAGLIQLEEHEKALSFISEITSAQQSQISFISKRFKNPSVGGILLGKSSRCSELGIEFSIDPDSFCSELEGFDNLSLIMIIGNLLENAIEAVQKLPKERRKIFFGLFEESGKIIIHVKDHGMGIAPEDLPHIFDKGFSTKENAQSRGYGLYNVKNRVEELGGDIEVESIPGEGTDFLVILPHRGDR; encoded by the coding sequence ATGGAATCGGGAACTAAACCTGGACTTCAGACCCAATTGATACTGGTCCTACTTTTAGTCTCCTTGATGGGGCTCTTGGTAGTTGGATTGGTGGGCGCTCAAACCATTGAGGCCCAGTTCAAGCGCATGATAGCCAAAAACGCCCGCAACATAGCCCTGCTGGTGGCAGAGCACCCCGAAATAAAAAAAGCCCTGAGCACGCCAAAAGGAGAAGAAATAATTCAACCAATAGCGGAAAAGCTCCGAAGGGAAACAGGGGTCAAATCCATAATAATTACCGACGCTGAAGGAAGAATATATTCCCACCCTATTACATATGAACTAGGGACAAAATTCCAAGAGGAAGAAGAAGGCAAAGTCCTGGAGTATCTGCCTCAAACGAAGGAGTCTCAAACGATCATAGGCCCATCCATAAGATCCAAAGCTCCGATCATCAAAGATGGCGTAAAAGTAGGAGAGGTAATAGTGGATGCCCTGGTCAACGAGATTCAAAGCACCAAATACAGCCTCTACGGCAAACTGCTCCTTGCCATATTTGCGGGCCTTCTGGTCTCCGTAATAGCCGCTGCAGTTTTGGCGCGCCGAGTCAAAAACATAATATATGGCATGGAACCCAGTGAAATAGCTCTCCTCTTAAAACAACGGGAGGGTATTATAGAATCCATAAGAGAAGGCATCATAGCTATTGATTCAGACTCTAACATAACCTTGATAAACAGTTCCGCACAAAAACTCTTCGGGATAGACAAAGACGCCACAGGCCAACCCCTGGAACCCATCCTCCCCGGCACATCCCTCTCAGAAGTTCTGCGAACCGGAAAAGCTCAGTGGGACGTGGAGCTAAATATAAGAGGCAAAAAGTTTTTAGCCCAGCTAATACCCATATACAGAGGACAAAATATTGCAGGAGCCATCGGAAGCTTTAGAGACCTAACGGAAATCCGAGCTCAGGCAGAACAAATGACAGGGGTCGCCTTATACATAGACGCCTTGAGAGCTCAAAACCACGAGTTTAAAAACAAGCTACAAACCATCGCAGGCCTGATACAACTTGAGGAACATGAAAAGGCCTTGTCGTTCATATCGGAAATCACTTCTGCCCAACAGTCTCAAATCTCTTTCATCTCCAAGAGATTCAAAAATCCGTCGGTCGGGGGTATCCTCCTTGGGAAAAGCTCAAGATGCTCTGAGCTCGGAATAGAGTTTTCCATAGACCCAGACAGCTTCTGCAGCGAACTGGAAGGCTTCGACAACCTCTCCTTGATAATGATAATAGGCAACTTACTGGAGAACGCCATTGAAGCAGTGCAAAAACTGCCCAAGGAAAGGCGAAAGATCTTTTTCGGCTTGTTCGAAGAATCCGGTAAAATAATCATACACGTAAAGGACCACGGAATGGGAATCGCTCCCGAGGATCTACCTCACATCTTCGATAAAGGATTCTCCACCAAAGAAAACGCCCAATCACGAGGATATGGATTATATAATGTAAAAAACAGGGTGGAGGAACTAGGCGGGGACATCGAGGTGGAATCCATTCCAGGCGAGGGCACCGATTTTCTGGTGATCCTACCCCATAGAGGTGACAGATAA
- a CDS encoding response regulator receiver and unknown domain protein (PFAM: HTH domain; Response regulator receiver domain~COGs: COG4565 Response regulator of citrate/malate metabolism~InterPro IPR001789~KEGG: aco:Amico_0175 response regulator receiver and unknown domain protein~PFAM: response regulator receiver~SMART: response regulator receiver~SPTR: Putative uncharacterized protein): MTQRIRIFIVEDDPMVADILKRFVSTMKNFVVVGCSNNGEKALKDLQKTPVDLVFLDIFMPEMDGLQLLKELRSREVPVDVIVISAAQEPDTINQVIRSGAFDYIIKPFLFERLKASLETYEEYRKKLLSGKEVVSQEEVDRLLILRRAKSANCLPKGLNISTLKKVENLLEESPTPLSAEETARAIGISRVTARRYLEYLVDQGKAVVERNYGEIGRPINTYSSIK; encoded by the coding sequence ATGACTCAAAGGATCCGAATATTCATAGTTGAAGACGACCCCATGGTCGCCGATATACTGAAAAGGTTCGTGTCTACGATGAAAAATTTTGTGGTCGTAGGTTGTTCAAACAATGGAGAAAAAGCCCTGAAAGACCTGCAAAAAACACCTGTAGATTTAGTCTTTTTGGATATTTTTATGCCTGAAATGGACGGGCTCCAACTTCTGAAAGAACTTCGCTCCAGGGAAGTCCCTGTGGACGTCATAGTAATTTCCGCCGCCCAGGAGCCCGATACCATAAACCAGGTAATCCGATCCGGGGCCTTCGACTATATAATAAAGCCCTTCCTCTTCGAAAGGCTGAAAGCATCCCTTGAGACTTATGAAGAATATAGGAAAAAACTTTTATCAGGCAAGGAGGTGGTCTCCCAGGAAGAAGTAGACAGGCTCCTTATACTTAGAAGGGCAAAAAGTGCAAACTGCCTTCCAAAGGGACTGAACATTTCAACTCTAAAGAAAGTGGAAAACCTTCTTGAGGAAAGCCCCACTCCCTTATCAGCAGAGGAAACCGCAAGAGCCATTGGTATATCCCGGGTGACTGCCAGGCGCTACCTAGAATACCTCGTGGACCAAGGGAAAGCTGTCGTAGAAAGGAACTACGGTGAAATTGGACGCCCCATAAACACGTACAGTTCCATCAAATAG
- a CDS encoding TRAP transporter solute receptor, TAXI family (TIGRFAM: TRAP transporter solute receptor, TAXI family~COGs: COG2358 TRAP-type uncharacterized transport system periplasmic component~InterPro IPR011852~KEGG: tai:Taci_1467 TRAP transporter solute receptor, TAXI family~SPTR: TRAP transporter solute receptor, TAXI family;~TIGRFAM: TRAP transporter solute receptor, TAXI family): MRKIVALALVFALVLAGSAFAAPANWPEQIRFVAGPPGGNWFALGGTLADMWTKNVIPTTSGTGGGVSNIVNVDRGKADMGLSVASVVGAAQAGEAPFKKPANNATIFANLYRQYTYFIMRKDYAEAHGIKSIGDIIEKKLPIRMATLKPGTSSEFVIRSIFQRGFGVSWDDIKSWGGSVEYASYSDGANLLADNHIDMFAFAVGRAASIVMKIESQTDIVILPVDEKARVAMQKALGTTTFEVDPKVYKSVTEPVPVVGDYTCIIVRGDLPEDLVYSMAKALWEHKNDLAASIKDIAELNPQEAVSDAVKAHPGAIKFWNEVK, from the coding sequence ATGAGAAAGATCGTTGCGCTTGCTTTGGTTTTCGCCCTGGTTTTGGCAGGGAGTGCCTTCGCTGCCCCAGCCAACTGGCCAGAACAGATCCGTTTCGTTGCTGGCCCTCCGGGTGGAAACTGGTTTGCCCTTGGGGGCACCTTGGCTGACATGTGGACCAAAAATGTCATACCTACCACCAGCGGAACCGGAGGTGGAGTGAGCAACATAGTTAACGTAGACCGCGGTAAGGCCGATATGGGTCTTTCCGTCGCCTCGGTCGTTGGTGCTGCTCAGGCAGGAGAGGCACCATTCAAGAAGCCTGCAAACAACGCCACGATATTCGCAAACCTTTACAGGCAGTACACCTACTTCATTATGAGAAAAGACTACGCAGAAGCCCATGGCATCAAAAGCATTGGGGATATAATAGAGAAGAAACTTCCCATCAGAATGGCCACATTGAAGCCCGGAACTTCTTCAGAGTTCGTCATCAGATCCATCTTCCAGAGAGGATTTGGGGTATCTTGGGACGACATCAAGTCCTGGGGTGGATCTGTAGAATACGCCTCCTACAGCGATGGAGCCAACCTTCTTGCTGACAACCACATCGACATGTTCGCCTTCGCGGTAGGCAGGGCCGCTTCCATCGTCATGAAGATCGAGTCACAGACCGATATAGTCATCTTACCCGTGGACGAGAAAGCAAGGGTTGCCATGCAGAAGGCCCTGGGAACCACGACGTTCGAAGTGGACCCCAAGGTTTACAAATCCGTCACTGAGCCCGTACCTGTAGTTGGAGATTACACCTGTATAATCGTGCGCGGAGACCTTCCTGAGGACCTGGTCTACTCCATGGCGAAGGCCCTGTGGGAGCACAAAAACGACCTGGCTGCCTCCATCAAGGACATCGCAGAACTCAACCCACAGGAAGCCGTATCTGATGCCGTAAAGGCCCATCCGGGAGCAATAAAGTTCTGGAACGAAGTTAAATAA
- a CDS encoding TRAP transporter, 4TM/12TM fusion protein (PFAM: DctM-like transporters~TIGRFAM: TRAP transporter, 4TM/12TM fusion protein~COGs: COG4666 TRAP-type uncharacterized transport system fused permease components~InterPro IPR011853: IPR010656~KEGG: tai:Taci_1466 TRAP transporter, 4TM/12TM fusion protein~PFAM: TRAP C4-dicarboxylate transport system permease DctM subunit~SPTR: TRAP transporter, 4TM/12TM fusion protein;~TIGRFAM: TRAP transporter, 4TM/12TM fusion protein), whose amino-acid sequence MRKLEGKTQTFMYVYVILMGLFHLYTAVFGNFEAYLQRTIHLTWVLPMAFLLYPATKSSPKDRPTLLDWFLAILSTAPGIYGIVNYNEIVSRIVQVDPLTQTQLILGVLLTIMLLEATRRVVGLPLAIIAAFFAGYMYFGSYLPGVLKGLQFTLAEVVEEIYLTGEGIFSIPLGVSATFVIIFLIFGGFLEKSGIGEYFMEFAQAFAGTTPGGPAKIAVVSSCLFGSISGSAVANVYGTGTFTIPLMKRLGYPAYFAGAVEAVASSGGQIMPPIMGAGAFIMASLLGIQFREVIIAAAFPALLYYGAVFLMVHLRAVKTGIKGLKPEELPSKSYVLKNIYKLIPIVGLLWMLLTGYTPMLAAVIGIMMAWGVSLFDPKRRMGIKSILDAIYTGALNITVVAIACAAAGIIVGSVSLTGFGFKFVGLVFSLARDIPFLALLLIMIVSLVLGMGLPTTGAYILAAALGVPALTKLGFAPLSAHLFVFYFAIISAITPPVALAAYAASSIAGAHPNKTGFQAMRLGILAFIVPYAFCYDKGLILHGTMLENAAAVAGGISAALALGFAMEGFMTRALKPYERALFILSGLAAFTPILAIKLPAVAATVLFMLLFSRTPKILSETP is encoded by the coding sequence ATGCGCAAACTAGAAGGCAAAACTCAGACTTTCATGTACGTATATGTCATTTTAATGGGTTTATTTCACCTATACACTGCTGTCTTTGGCAACTTTGAGGCTTACCTGCAGCGAACCATACATCTTACCTGGGTGCTGCCCATGGCCTTTTTGCTGTATCCTGCGACCAAATCCTCTCCCAAGGACAGACCTACCCTGCTGGATTGGTTTTTGGCAATCTTGAGCACTGCACCTGGAATTTATGGGATCGTTAACTACAACGAGATAGTATCCAGGATAGTACAAGTGGACCCACTAACCCAGACGCAGCTTATCCTTGGGGTACTGCTGACTATAATGCTTCTTGAGGCAACCCGTAGGGTAGTCGGTCTTCCCCTCGCCATAATTGCAGCATTTTTTGCAGGGTACATGTATTTCGGCTCTTACCTGCCGGGAGTACTTAAGGGCCTCCAGTTTACCCTTGCGGAAGTGGTAGAGGAAATATACCTCACAGGAGAAGGGATCTTCTCCATCCCCTTGGGGGTTTCTGCTACCTTCGTAATCATATTTCTCATCTTCGGCGGATTCCTGGAGAAAAGTGGTATTGGAGAGTATTTCATGGAGTTCGCTCAGGCCTTCGCCGGTACCACTCCTGGTGGACCAGCGAAGATAGCAGTGGTAAGCTCTTGTCTTTTTGGGTCCATATCTGGTTCAGCCGTGGCAAACGTCTATGGCACTGGAACCTTCACCATACCTCTCATGAAACGCCTAGGGTACCCTGCCTATTTCGCGGGAGCGGTAGAGGCCGTTGCAAGTTCCGGCGGCCAAATAATGCCCCCTATCATGGGTGCTGGAGCCTTTATAATGGCTTCGCTCTTGGGTATCCAGTTCAGAGAGGTAATAATAGCTGCCGCTTTCCCAGCTCTTTTGTATTACGGAGCAGTATTCTTGATGGTTCACTTGAGGGCCGTTAAAACTGGAATAAAAGGATTGAAGCCAGAGGAACTACCTTCAAAAAGCTACGTCCTTAAAAACATATACAAGCTGATCCCCATAGTGGGGCTTTTGTGGATGCTTCTTACAGGCTATACTCCAATGCTTGCTGCTGTGATAGGCATCATGATGGCATGGGGAGTTTCCCTTTTCGATCCCAAGCGCCGCATGGGTATAAAATCCATACTGGACGCCATCTATACCGGCGCCCTCAACATAACCGTTGTGGCGATAGCATGCGCAGCAGCAGGCATCATCGTTGGCTCAGTTTCATTGACAGGGTTTGGATTCAAGTTCGTGGGACTGGTATTCTCCCTTGCAAGGGACATTCCCTTCCTGGCCCTGCTCTTGATAATGATCGTGTCGTTGGTACTTGGAATGGGACTTCCAACCACGGGAGCCTACATCCTCGCAGCAGCTTTGGGTGTGCCCGCGTTGACCAAACTGGGCTTCGCTCCCTTGAGCGCCCACCTTTTCGTCTTCTACTTCGCCATAATCTCGGCCATAACGCCTCCTGTGGCCCTCGCAGCTTACGCAGCAAGCTCCATAGCTGGTGCTCATCCCAACAAAACTGGTTTCCAAGCCATGAGGCTCGGAATTCTAGCGTTTATCGTACCTTACGCTTTCTGCTACGACAAAGGACTCATCCTTCATGGTACCATGCTGGAAAACGCAGCCGCCGTAGCTGGAGGCATATCTGCAGCCTTGGCATTGGGATTTGCTATGGAAGGATTCATGACCAGAGCCTTAAAACCTTACGAGAGGGCGCTATTTATATTGTCGGGCCTGGCGGCCTTTACCCCCATTCTGGCAATAAAGCTTCCTGCCGTTGCAGCAACAGTGCTGTTTATGCTCCTGTTCTCTAGGACACCAAAAATTTTAAGCGAGACCCCATGA
- a CDS encoding thiamine pyrophosphate central domain-containing protein (PFAM: Thiamine pyrophosphate enzyme, central domain; Thiamine pyrophosphate enzyme, N-terminal TPP binding domain; Thiamine pyrophosphate enzyme, C-terminal TPP binding domain~COGs: COG0028 Thiamine pyrophosphate-requiring protein~InterPro IPR012001: IPR012000: IPR011766: IPR000399~KEGG: mse:Msed_1037 acetolactate synthase, large subunit~PFAM: thiamine pyrophosphate central domain-containing protein; thiamine pyrophosphate TPP-binding domain-containing protein~SPTR: Thiamine pyrophosphate enzyme), giving the protein MNKLVKGYCQERGARCMTGARIILEMLRSYGVKCVFGLPGETTLGWYLEWKDFPDVEYVLVRDERSASFMAEAYARATNKPGVFEVPSPGVTHCVPGIAEAFKGSMPVICFSSDIPYNWDKRNMLTGCDQPALFNGIVKESMTVTKAEDIPFLLRRAFRIATTGRPGPVHVRIPQDIFYQNVDVKDIYAQKEFAQFPSHRCVAEYEAMAKAIDLLSEAKSPLMCLGQGALVSMAWDEAVELAEILSIPVGTTMTGKGAFPESHPLSIGVIGSRGGTSFSNSFVEEADVIFYVGSNTDSATTNAWRLPDPASGKRFIQLDIAGVDVGNMYSLDVVLIGDAKATLREMVKIAKKKGRFPIRKREAEIKRKRAYFEKELNKYIDSDESLINPLFFIRELSRKLPSQSHIICDPGVGGIYTAAFFRQEEAGRRLYFNYSMGALGYALPGAIGVAASEPGRCTVVMTGDGSMGFTCGELETISRLGWNIKVFLFQNDSFGWIRGEESLICGFGPFATDFAPVDYSKVAEGFGIRAYKVKDHEELPQVLTEVFSTTTPCFITLRVTTQDKLVPPVPKWVAVGRQRGLKCIY; this is encoded by the coding sequence ATGAACAAGTTAGTGAAAGGCTATTGCCAAGAAAGAGGTGCAAGGTGCATGACTGGTGCGAGAATTATTCTTGAGATGCTTAGGTCTTATGGTGTGAAGTGTGTGTTTGGGCTGCCGGGGGAGACTACTTTAGGATGGTATTTGGAGTGGAAAGATTTCCCAGATGTAGAATATGTACTTGTCAGAGATGAGCGGAGCGCGTCCTTCATGGCTGAAGCCTACGCCAGGGCGACCAACAAGCCTGGAGTTTTTGAAGTGCCCAGCCCCGGAGTGACCCACTGCGTTCCCGGCATTGCCGAGGCCTTCAAAGGCTCCATGCCTGTGATCTGTTTTTCCTCTGATATACCCTACAATTGGGATAAAAGGAATATGCTAACTGGGTGCGACCAACCAGCCCTATTCAATGGCATCGTAAAAGAATCCATGACTGTTACCAAGGCAGAGGATATTCCCTTTTTGCTCCGTAGGGCCTTCAGGATCGCCACTACCGGTAGGCCGGGCCCAGTTCATGTAAGAATTCCACAGGATATTTTTTATCAAAATGTCGACGTAAAAGACATATACGCGCAAAAAGAGTTTGCCCAGTTTCCTTCCCACAGGTGTGTTGCAGAGTACGAAGCAATGGCAAAGGCAATAGATTTACTTTCGGAGGCTAAAAGTCCACTAATGTGTCTGGGACAAGGTGCGCTGGTTTCAATGGCTTGGGACGAGGCGGTGGAGCTAGCGGAGATATTATCTATTCCTGTGGGGACTACCATGACAGGCAAAGGAGCCTTCCCTGAAAGCCACCCCCTATCCATAGGAGTGATAGGCTCCCGGGGCGGTACGAGCTTCTCCAACAGCTTTGTTGAGGAGGCAGATGTCATATTCTATGTGGGTTCCAACACCGACTCTGCGACTACCAATGCTTGGCGGCTTCCAGATCCTGCTTCAGGGAAACGATTCATCCAGCTTGATATAGCTGGAGTGGACGTGGGGAACATGTATAGCTTAGATGTGGTGTTGATAGGTGACGCAAAGGCCACCTTAAGAGAAATGGTTAAGATCGCGAAGAAAAAAGGAAGGTTCCCCATACGGAAAAGAGAAGCAGAAATAAAAAGGAAAAGAGCTTATTTTGAGAAAGAACTGAACAAGTATATAGATAGTGACGAAAGTTTGATAAACCCGCTATTTTTTATAAGGGAGCTTTCAAGAAAACTGCCGAGTCAGAGCCACATAATATGCGATCCAGGTGTCGGAGGTATATATACGGCTGCCTTTTTCAGACAGGAAGAAGCAGGAAGGAGGCTGTATTTCAACTATTCTATGGGAGCCTTGGGGTATGCTCTTCCAGGTGCAATAGGCGTTGCAGCTTCTGAACCAGGAAGGTGTACCGTCGTCATGACCGGTGACGGTAGTATGGGGTTTACCTGTGGCGAACTGGAGACCATATCTAGGCTGGGATGGAACATCAAGGTCTTTTTGTTTCAGAATGATTCCTTCGGCTGGATAAGAGGTGAAGAATCGCTGATTTGTGGTTTTGGGCCTTTTGCAACTGACTTTGCGCCAGTGGATTACTCAAAGGTAGCCGAGGGGTTTGGCATCAGAGCCTACAAGGTAAAAGACCACGAGGAATTACCTCAAGTCCTTACAGAAGTATTTTCAACAACGACTCCGTGCTTTATTACTCTTAGAGTAACCACACAGGACAAGTTAGTGCCTCCTGTACCCAAATGGGTGGCTGTTGGACGGCAAAGGGGGCTGAAGTGCATATATTAG